In the genome of Paenibacillus pabuli, the window AAGGGGACAGGCCTTGGCATGATGGTGACCTTTCGAATCGTTGAAGCCATGCATGGGCAGATCAGTTTTACAAGCACAAAAGGGGTAGGAACAGAAGCTGTTGTATCTTTTGCTGCGTTCGTCGAATGACGAGCGGCAGAAGTGTACAATGGCTTTTTTTGTTCACTACCCCTTGTGATGTTGCTTCACATATTCAATTGAATCCGTTTAGCTTCTCCACGGTCCGCAATTGACGTCATAATTCACTTTGGATGGATTGGGAGGAATCACAAGAACATAGTCATTCTGTTGTTCTTCAACGGTACGAATCTGAATGTGTTCAGGAATATCAATGCCAAATGCTTCACGAAGCGCTTGCTTCGGGTTGGAGTGCAGTTGTTGTCTGAAGTGCTCATCAGTCCAGGCCTTTTCAATAATATCCTCGTGCAACGTTTTCTCTGATACCATCATCGTCAACATTCCCTTCAAATTTATAATTGAACTGTACCAGCTTTTCTTTGGTCATTAGGATGAATGTGATTTTTCGCTGATCCAGTAATGAAACCCACCTTGAAGAAGCGTTTTTTTATGCTGTTTTATGTCCTGAACAGCCTGTCCCAGAATACCGCATAAGTAAGAATTAAACGCTTCGAGATGCGAAAATTCCAAGTTAGAAGATGTTAGCTTGAGGTTATATTGCTGAGCAATGTCAACATAGGAGTTCATGAATTCAGTATTGTATACATTATCATGTACAATTTCACTTATAGGATGAACCGGATAGTTGTGTTCCAGTGCCGTGGATATGTGGGAGAGGAAGCTGTTGTAATTTCCATGCACAGCATCTTGT includes:
- a CDS encoding NHLP leader peptide family RiPP precursor; amino-acid sequence: MMVSEKTLHEDIIEKAWTDEHFRQQLHSNPKQALREAFGIDIPEHIQIRTVEEQQNDYVLVIPPNPSKVNYDVNCGPWRS